One genomic window of Cupriavidus oxalaticus includes the following:
- a CDS encoding YfhL family 4Fe-4S dicluster ferredoxin has protein sequence MALMITDDCINCDVCEPECPNEAISMGPEIYEIDPNKCTECVGHFDEPQCQQVCPVACIPKDPNRVESQEVLMQRYRLLTAAKHAA, from the coding sequence ATGGCGCTGATGATCACCGACGACTGCATCAACTGCGACGTTTGTGAACCCGAGTGCCCGAACGAAGCCATTTCGATGGGGCCCGAGATCTATGAAATCGACCCCAACAAGTGCACCGAGTGCGTAGGACACTTCGACGAGCCGCAATGCCAGCAGGTCTGCCCGGTCGCCTGCATCCCCAAGGATCCGAACCGGGTGGAGTCGCAAGAGGTGCTGATGCAGCGCTACCGGCTGCTGACCGCGGCCAAGCACGCTGCCTGA